A single window of Leclercia adecarboxylata DNA harbors:
- a CDS encoding fimbrial protein: MKPFRYGCVLALFAALFLFMPQAKAACSTADLPWTATPGTLTVPASLGAGSAIPGSAQSHRVKGRCDAADSGKPITACHLGPGEEIPGMPGVWRSGIEGIGIELLNSAGQPVRGRAAHCDSRSTPLGYVSSDGSFNVTLTMQLIKTASTTGEQASTTVHNGIWSLGIYPDQKLGQLNAVRYGGNLALKATTCSVDPKSLNVSLGNFAVSQFTHVGSTSDWRTFNLTATCTDAVTMTARITSPNGATSISDGNDVLNINAGIDSASGVGVKMMVGGVLLRYDYPIPFGDQTVPNQPFNLPFQVQYYQTAEVVTAGRANTLATIDIEYQ, encoded by the coding sequence ATGAAACCCTTCCGTTACGGCTGTGTTCTGGCCCTGTTTGCCGCCCTGTTTCTGTTTATGCCGCAGGCCAAAGCGGCCTGCTCCACTGCGGATCTGCCCTGGACGGCCACGCCGGGGACCCTGACGGTGCCCGCCTCTCTCGGGGCTGGCAGCGCCATCCCCGGCTCCGCGCAGTCGCACAGGGTAAAAGGCCGCTGTGATGCCGCCGACAGCGGCAAGCCGATCACCGCCTGCCATCTGGGCCCAGGCGAGGAGATACCGGGGATGCCGGGCGTCTGGCGCAGCGGTATCGAAGGGATAGGTATTGAACTGCTGAACAGCGCCGGACAGCCGGTACGCGGCCGCGCCGCCCACTGTGACAGCAGAAGTACGCCGTTGGGGTACGTCAGCAGTGACGGCAGCTTCAACGTGACGCTGACGATGCAGCTAATCAAAACCGCAAGTACCACCGGAGAGCAGGCCTCAACGACGGTGCATAACGGCATCTGGTCGCTGGGCATCTACCCCGATCAAAAGCTGGGTCAGCTTAACGCCGTGCGCTACGGTGGCAATCTGGCGCTGAAGGCGACCACCTGCTCGGTGGATCCGAAAAGCCTGAACGTCTCTCTGGGGAATTTTGCCGTCAGCCAGTTTACCCATGTCGGCAGCACCAGCGACTGGAGAACCTTCAATCTGACCGCAACCTGCACCGACGCGGTGACGATGACCGCCCGTATCACCAGCCCGAACGGCGCCACCTCCATTAGCGACGGAAATGATGTACTGAATATTAACGCCGGCATCGACAGTGCCAGCGGCGTCGGCGTCAAAATGATGGTCGGCGGCGTTTTACTGCGCTACGACTACCCCATCCCCTTCGGGGACCAGACGGTGCCCAACCAGCCGTTCA
- a CDS encoding fimbria/pilus outer membrane usher protein, with protein MPWDYSTKAPRHPARALLIALGCAILSVGVQQVLAEDYFNPALLDIDTPGQGKTDLSVYETGPGIAPGSYQVDVYVNNNKVANRKIAFGLQQPASGPATLQPCLSVETLKSLGIRSDKFSGTKNDGCVDLAGLPAASATFRPGQQQLLLSIPQAAITPVPHGYVAPEEMDNGINAFLLNYSYSAGDSRSWGEDSSHQRNDYLNLRPGLNLGAWRLRNYSTWSQTRDDRTTQRDFSSVYSYAQRNILSLGSVVTLGQSATPSDVFDSLSFTGAQIASDDDMLPDSLKGFAPRIRGVAHSNAQVVVRQNGYVIYQNYVAPGAFEIHDLYPTGGSGDLNVTVKETDGSEQHFVVPYASVPVLQREGRFKYSLTGGRYRSYDHSVEQTPFLQGTGIYGLPYDITAYGGLQTSQYYDALALGTGKNIGDWGAFSVDITAAKSQMQGQKTSRGRAWRVRYSKDFVTTGTHFTVAGYRYNSAGFATLADVFDSHTANDDWTPGDRRRDRQEATLDQSLGGSLGSMTLSLVKENYWHSDQGMTSLSIGYNGSWHGISYGINYGLSKNTQDEDDDDQRENEQTFGFNLSVPLDRWLSNTWVNYTFNNSKDDTSQSVGLNGTALADNNLSWGVQQGHSHASGYSTSLNSDYKATYGEMTAGYSRDNQQRQLNLGVQGSMIVHAHGVTFGQPMGDTVALVEAPGASGTGIDNQTGVKTDYRGYAIVPYVTPYHHNTVALNTESLPAGADVGQAAKVITPTRGAIVRTHFDTRVGSRVLLTLTRADGRPVPFGATAAPAHDSGEFIVADGGQVYLTGMHAHGNINVSWGKGAGAHCSAHYQLPSRSADPVISVTAQCT; from the coding sequence ATGCCCTGGGACTACTCCACCAAAGCACCCCGTCACCCCGCGCGCGCCCTGCTGATTGCGCTGGGCTGCGCGATACTGAGCGTGGGCGTGCAGCAGGTGCTGGCGGAGGATTATTTCAACCCGGCCCTGCTGGATATCGATACCCCCGGTCAGGGCAAAACCGACCTTTCCGTGTATGAGACGGGCCCAGGCATCGCGCCGGGGAGCTATCAGGTGGATGTCTACGTCAATAACAACAAAGTAGCCAACAGAAAGATCGCCTTTGGCCTGCAACAGCCGGCCAGCGGACCGGCCACCCTGCAACCCTGCCTCTCGGTGGAGACCCTTAAGAGCCTGGGTATCCGGAGCGATAAATTCAGCGGCACGAAGAATGACGGCTGTGTCGATCTCGCTGGGTTACCTGCCGCCAGCGCCACCTTCCGCCCCGGCCAGCAGCAGCTGCTGCTGAGTATCCCTCAGGCGGCCATCACCCCGGTTCCCCACGGTTACGTGGCGCCGGAAGAGATGGACAACGGCATCAACGCCTTCCTGCTGAACTACAGCTACTCCGCCGGGGATAGCCGCAGCTGGGGTGAAGACAGCAGCCACCAGCGCAATGACTACCTGAACCTGCGTCCGGGGCTGAACCTCGGCGCCTGGCGCCTGCGTAACTACTCGACATGGAGCCAGACCCGGGACGATCGCACCACGCAGCGCGATTTTTCCTCCGTCTACAGCTATGCCCAGCGCAATATCCTGTCGCTGGGCAGCGTCGTCACCCTCGGGCAAAGCGCCACCCCCTCGGACGTGTTTGACAGCCTGTCGTTCACCGGAGCGCAGATCGCCTCGGACGACGACATGCTGCCGGACAGCCTGAAAGGCTTCGCCCCGCGCATTCGCGGCGTGGCGCACAGCAATGCCCAGGTGGTGGTGCGCCAGAACGGCTACGTGATCTATCAAAATTACGTCGCACCCGGCGCGTTCGAGATTCACGATCTCTACCCCACCGGCGGCAGCGGCGATCTGAACGTCACCGTCAAAGAGACCGACGGTAGCGAGCAGCACTTCGTGGTGCCTTACGCCTCAGTGCCGGTTTTGCAGCGTGAAGGCCGGTTCAAATACAGCCTGACCGGCGGGCGCTACCGCAGCTATGACCACAGCGTGGAGCAGACGCCATTCCTGCAGGGGACCGGGATCTACGGTCTGCCGTACGATATCACCGCCTATGGCGGCCTCCAGACCAGCCAGTATTACGATGCCCTGGCGCTCGGCACCGGGAAAAATATCGGTGACTGGGGGGCGTTTTCGGTGGATATAACCGCGGCGAAATCGCAGATGCAGGGGCAAAAAACCTCCCGCGGCCGCGCCTGGCGGGTGCGCTACAGCAAAGATTTCGTCACCACCGGCACCCACTTTACGGTGGCCGGGTATCGCTACAACAGCGCCGGATTTGCCACCCTGGCAGACGTGTTTGACTCGCACACCGCCAACGACGACTGGACGCCAGGCGACAGGCGACGCGACCGCCAGGAGGCGACCCTCGATCAGTCCCTGGGCGGCTCTCTGGGGTCGATGACGTTAAGCCTGGTGAAAGAGAACTACTGGCACAGCGACCAGGGCATGACCTCGCTGAGCATTGGCTATAACGGCAGCTGGCACGGCATCAGTTACGGTATCAACTACGGCCTGAGCAAAAACACGCAGGATGAGGACGACGACGACCAGCGGGAGAACGAGCAGACCTTCGGCTTTAACCTCTCCGTCCCGCTGGATCGTTGGCTGAGCAATACCTGGGTCAATTACACCTTCAACAACAGCAAAGATGACACCAGCCAGAGCGTCGGCCTCAACGGCACCGCGCTGGCAGACAATAATCTCAGCTGGGGGGTGCAGCAGGGCCACAGCCACGCGTCCGGCTACAGCACCAGCCTGAACAGCGATTACAAAGCCACCTACGGCGAAATGACGGCGGGCTACTCCCGGGATAACCAGCAGCGCCAGCTCAACCTCGGCGTGCAGGGCAGCATGATTGTCCACGCCCACGGCGTCACCTTCGGCCAGCCGATGGGAGATACCGTGGCGCTGGTGGAGGCGCCGGGGGCCAGCGGAACCGGGATCGACAACCAGACCGGGGTCAAAACCGACTATCGTGGCTATGCCATCGTGCCTTACGTCACGCCGTACCATCACAACACCGTGGCGCTGAATACCGAAAGCCTGCCCGCCGGGGCCGACGTCGGCCAGGCGGCCAAAGTCATCACCCCAACCCGGGGGGCGATTGTACGTACTCACTTTGATACCCGCGTCGGCAGCCGGGTGCTGCTGACTCTCACCCGGGCTGACGGTCGTCCGGTGCCCTTTGGCGCCACGGCGGCGCCGGCCCATGACAGCGGCGAATTTATCGTTGCCGATGGCGGCCAGGTCTACCTGACCGGGATGCACGCCCACGGCAATATCAACGTCAGCTGGGGCAAAGGCGCAGGCGCCCACTGCTCCGCCCACTATCAACTGCCGTCCCGATCCGCTGACCCGGTGATTAGCGTCACCGCGCAGTGCACCTGA
- a CDS encoding molecular chaperone, with protein MRKSVFIAALLFITTAAHAGVIIEGTRLIYQGDKKEASLGLSNPDNLDYLVQSWVESADSARNKAPFLITPPLFRLDGKQDNILRVVRTGGTLPTDRESLYWLNIKSIPSTSREESSNTLQIAIKTRIKLIYRPSGINGKPDEVAGKLRWHKQGNRLVVSNPTPFYMNFQTITVGGKKADNVTWVAPDSDAHFAVPGGITGSTVSWKIINDYGAVSHAWSAPLH; from the coding sequence ATGCGTAAATCTGTTTTCATCGCCGCCCTGTTATTCATTACCACCGCCGCTCACGCCGGGGTGATTATCGAAGGGACCCGTCTAATCTATCAGGGAGATAAAAAAGAAGCGTCGTTAGGGCTTTCCAACCCGGATAACCTCGACTATCTGGTGCAATCCTGGGTGGAGAGCGCCGATTCTGCGCGGAATAAAGCGCCGTTTCTTATCACCCCGCCGCTGTTTCGCCTCGATGGCAAACAGGACAACATCCTGCGCGTGGTGCGCACCGGGGGCACGTTGCCGACCGATCGCGAATCGCTCTACTGGCTGAATATCAAATCCATTCCGTCCACCTCCCGGGAAGAGAGCAGTAACACCCTGCAAATCGCCATTAAAACGCGAATCAAACTGATCTACCGCCCGAGCGGGATTAACGGCAAACCGGACGAGGTGGCGGGTAAATTACGCTGGCATAAGCAGGGCAATAGACTGGTGGTGAGCAACCCGACGCCCTTTTACATGAACTTCCAGACCATCACCGTCGGCGGTAAAAAAGCCGACAATGTGACCTGGGTGGCCCCCGACAGCGACGCGCACTTTGCCGTGCCGGGCGGCATCACCGGGAGCACGGTTTCCTGGAAAATCATCAACGACTACGGCGCGGTAAGCCACGCCTGGTCTGCGCCTTTGCACTAA
- a CDS encoding fimbrial protein, which yields MRKIVSGTFIATALCCSVSAWAANSGEGQINFTGEIIDSACQVVNGVSSPLDVSLGKVSQTAFTGSGSTTSTTRFDIQLKDCPETITSAAITFGGSADGTNANVLAVTPGTGAATGVGIQLLDKTENPLSLYTASTSYTLQSGTTTNDLVFGARYIQTGSTITAGPANAVSTFTVMYN from the coding sequence ATGCGTAAAATTGTCTCCGGCACCTTTATTGCCACTGCATTATGTTGTTCTGTCTCTGCCTGGGCTGCAAACAGCGGCGAGGGACAGATTAATTTCACTGGCGAAATCATCGACTCCGCCTGTCAGGTGGTAAATGGCGTCAGCAGCCCGCTGGATGTTTCCCTCGGCAAAGTCTCACAAACGGCCTTTACCGGTTCAGGCTCGACCACGTCAACCACCCGTTTTGATATCCAGCTGAAAGACTGCCCGGAAACCATCACCAGCGCGGCGATCACCTTTGGTGGCTCCGCTGACGGTACCAACGCCAACGTGCTGGCGGTAACGCCAGGCACCGGTGCCGCCACCGGCGTCGGTATCCAGCTGCTGGATAAGACAGAAAATCCACTGAGCCTGTACACCGCCTCCACCAGCTATACGCTTCAGTCCGGCACCACCACCAACGATCTGGTGTTTGGCGCACGCTATATCCAGACCGGCAGCACCATCACCGCCGGCCCGGCGAATGCGGTCTCCACCTTTACCGTCATGTACAACTAA
- the ybiB gene encoding DNA-binding protein YbiB, which produces MDYRKIIKEVGRGKNHARDLDQETARALYTAMLNGEVPDLEMGGILIALRIKGEGEAEMRGFYEAMQAQTLRLTPPVAKPMPVVIPSYNGARKQANLTPLLAILLNKLGFPVVVHGISEDPTRVLTETIFTLLGIEPTRHGGQAQAKLEGHHPVYIPVSTLCPPLEKQLAMRWRMGVRNSAHTLAKLATPFAEDAALRLSSVSHPEYVTRVATFFADIGGRGLLMHGTEGEVYANPQRCPQQTLIDPTAGTRVVLERGEENSDVSLPQAKDPETTARWIESCLAGREAVPHALKLQMACCLLATGQVETVDAGLARVNQSF; this is translated from the coding sequence GTGGATTATCGCAAAATTATCAAAGAGGTCGGGCGGGGGAAAAACCACGCCCGCGACCTGGATCAGGAGACCGCCCGGGCGCTCTATACCGCGATGCTGAACGGCGAGGTACCGGATCTGGAGATGGGCGGCATCCTGATTGCCCTGCGTATTAAGGGCGAAGGCGAAGCCGAAATGCGCGGTTTCTACGAAGCGATGCAGGCGCAAACCCTGCGCCTGACGCCGCCGGTGGCGAAGCCGATGCCGGTGGTGATCCCGAGCTATAACGGCGCGCGCAAGCAGGCCAACCTGACCCCGCTGCTGGCTATTCTGCTGAACAAGCTGGGGTTTCCGGTAGTGGTACACGGGATAAGTGAAGATCCCACCCGCGTGCTGACGGAAACCATTTTTACCCTGCTGGGCATCGAGCCGACCCGTCACGGCGGCCAGGCGCAGGCGAAGCTCGAGGGGCATCATCCGGTCTATATTCCGGTGAGCACCCTGTGTCCGCCGCTGGAAAAACAGCTGGCGATGCGCTGGCGGATGGGGGTGCGTAACAGCGCCCATACCCTCGCCAAGCTGGCGACGCCCTTTGCGGAAGATGCCGCCCTGCGCCTCTCCAGCGTCTCGCACCCGGAGTACGTCACCCGCGTGGCGACCTTTTTTGCCGATATTGGCGGTCGGGGGCTGTTGATGCACGGCACCGAAGGGGAAGTATATGCCAACCCGCAGCGCTGCCCGCAGCAAACCCTGATTGACCCGACGGCGGGAACCCGGGTGGTGCTGGAGCGCGGAGAAGAGAACAGCGACGTCTCCCTGCCGCAGGCCAAAGATCCTGAAACGACCGCCCGCTGGATAGAGAGTTGCCTGGCCGGGCGTGAAGCGGTGCCGCACGCTCTGAAGCTACAGATGGCCTGCTGCCTGCTGGCGACCGGACAGGTTGAGACGGTCGACGCCGGGCTGGCGCGGGTTAACCAGAGTTTTTAA
- the ybiJ gene encoding DUF1471 family protein YbiJ produces the protein MKTIKYAVAAVALTTLSFGAFAAESISAAQANSMNKIGVVSAEGATTLDGLEARLAAKAEAAGATGYTITSANTNNKLSGTAVIYK, from the coding sequence ATGAAAACCATTAAATATGCTGTTGCCGCTGTTGCCCTGACTACCCTCTCCTTCGGTGCTTTCGCTGCGGAATCTATCAGCGCCGCTCAGGCAAACAGCATGAACAAAATCGGTGTGGTGAGTGCTGAAGGCGCGACCACGCTGGATGGTCTGGAAGCACGCCTGGCAGCGAAAGCTGAAGCGGCTGGCGCGACCGGTTACACCATTACCTCCGCCAACACCAACAACAAACTGAGCGGTACTGCGGTTATCTACAAATAA
- a CDS encoding DksA/TraR family C4-type zinc finger protein has product MASGWANDDAVNEQINSTIEDAVARARGEIPQGESLKTCEECGEPIPEARRKAVPGVRLCIACQQEKDSHNASHAGYNRRGSKDSQLR; this is encoded by the coding sequence ATGGCTTCCGGTTGGGCGAATGATGACGCCGTTAATGAACAGATCAACAGTACCATTGAAGATGCGGTGGCGCGGGCGCGGGGCGAGATCCCGCAGGGTGAGAGCCTGAAAACCTGCGAAGAGTGCGGGGAGCCCATCCCCGAAGCGCGGCGTAAAGCGGTGCCCGGCGTCCGGCTGTGCATCGCCTGCCAGCAGGAGAAAGATTCACATAATGCATCACATGCAGGATATAATCGCAGAGGATCGAAAGACAGCCAGTTACGATGA
- the ybiX gene encoding PKHD-type hydroxylase YbiX, producing MMYHIPGVLNADEVAQFRAQLDQAPWIDGRATVGNQGAQVKNNQQVDTQSPLYATLQAAVLQAVNQHALFFAAALPRQISSPLFNRYQQQETYGFHVDGAVRSHPQSGWMRTDLSATLFLSEPDSYEGGELVVNDTYGQHSVKLPAGDLVLYPSSSLHCVTPVTAGVRVASFMWIQSMIRDDKKRAMLFELDRNIQTLRGRHGESDEVLSLLNLYHNLLREWSEI from the coding sequence ATGATGTATCACATTCCGGGCGTGCTGAACGCCGATGAGGTGGCGCAGTTCCGCGCTCAGCTGGACCAGGCCCCGTGGATCGACGGCCGTGCCACCGTGGGCAACCAGGGTGCGCAGGTCAAAAATAACCAGCAGGTCGACACGCAAAGTCCGCTGTACGCCACCCTGCAGGCGGCGGTGTTGCAGGCGGTGAATCAGCACGCGCTCTTTTTTGCCGCCGCCCTGCCGCGCCAGATCTCCAGCCCGCTGTTTAACCGCTATCAGCAGCAGGAAACTTACGGCTTTCACGTCGACGGCGCCGTGCGCAGTCACCCGCAAAGTGGCTGGATGCGGACCGATCTCTCGGCCACCCTCTTTTTAAGCGAGCCCGACAGCTACGAGGGTGGCGAGCTGGTGGTTAACGACACCTACGGCCAGCACAGCGTCAAGCTCCCGGCAGGGGATCTGGTCCTCTATCCCTCCAGCAGCCTGCACTGCGTGACCCCGGTGACCGCGGGCGTGCGGGTAGCCTCCTTTATGTGGATCCAGTCGATGATCCGCGACGATAAAAAGCGCGCCATGCTGTTCGAGCTGGACCGCAATATCCAGACTCTGCGCGGCCGCCATGGCGAAAGTGACGAAGTGCTCTCCCTGCTCAATCTCTACCATAACCTGCTGCGTGAATGGTCTGAAATCTAG
- a CDS encoding catecholate siderophore receptor Fiu gives MDKNRNVPNSFSSLTFFAGLCIGLSPVASAISAENNDKKSDDTLVVEAAQPSLYAPQKSADAKFSRPVADTTRTMTVISEQVLKDQGTTNLTDALKNVPGVGAFFAGENGNSTTGDAVYMRGVDTSNSIYVDGIRDISTTTRDTFNTEQVEVIKGPSGSDYGRSAPSGSINMISKQPRLDSGIDASASIGSAYMRRGTLDINQVMGDTSAFRLNLMGEKTHDEGRDNVKNERYGVAPSLAFGLGTENRLYLNYLHVTQHNTPDGGIPTIGLPGYSAPSAGTAALNHSGKVDTSNFYGTDSDYDDSTSDTATVRFEHDFNDNTTVRNTTRWSRVKQDYLMTAVMGGATNITQPDRNNVDTWTWSRNANTKDVSNKILTNQTNLTTKFYTGSVGHDISTGVEFTRETQTNYGVDAITPPPVNIYHPNSNVSLGGLNNSGANANGRTDTFGIYAFDTLQVTRDFELNGGIRLDTYHTEYDSASICGGTGRGAVACPTGTPKGSPVTTVDTATSGNLVNWKAGALYHLTEHGNIYVNYAISQQPPGGNNFALAQGGTGSSANRTDFKPQKAKTSELGTKWEVLDKRLQLTAAVFRTDIENEVEQNDDGTYSQYGKKRIEGYELSAAGNITPAWQVIGGYTQQRASVRTGSDVAQDGTSSLPYTPEHAFTLWSQYQATDAISVGAGARYIGSMHRGSDGAVGTPSFTEGYWVADAKLGYRVNRNLDMQLNVYNLFDEDYVASINKSGYRYHPGEPRTFMLTANMHF, from the coding sequence ATGGATAAAAATCGCAACGTTCCGAACAGCTTCAGCTCGCTGACCTTTTTTGCGGGGCTGTGTATTGGCCTCTCCCCGGTAGCGAGCGCTATCTCGGCGGAGAATAACGATAAAAAGTCTGACGACACCCTGGTGGTAGAAGCGGCGCAACCTTCGCTTTATGCGCCGCAGAAGTCTGCCGACGCGAAGTTCAGCCGCCCCGTGGCAGATACCACCCGCACTATGACCGTTATCTCCGAACAGGTGCTGAAGGATCAGGGCACCACCAACCTGACCGACGCCCTGAAAAACGTCCCGGGCGTGGGGGCTTTCTTTGCCGGTGAAAACGGTAACTCCACTACCGGCGACGCGGTGTACATGCGCGGTGTGGACACCTCGAACAGCATTTACGTTGACGGGATCCGCGACATCAGCACCACTACGCGCGATACCTTTAACACCGAACAGGTCGAAGTGATTAAAGGGCCATCCGGCAGCGATTACGGCCGTAGCGCACCCAGCGGCTCCATCAATATGATCAGTAAACAGCCGCGTCTGGACTCGGGCATTGATGCCTCCGCCAGCATTGGCAGCGCGTACATGCGTCGCGGTACCCTCGATATTAACCAGGTGATGGGTGACACCTCGGCGTTTCGTCTGAACCTGATGGGTGAAAAAACCCACGACGAAGGACGCGATAACGTTAAGAACGAACGCTACGGCGTAGCCCCTTCCCTCGCCTTTGGTCTGGGAACGGAAAACCGTCTGTATCTGAACTACCTGCACGTGACTCAGCACAACACCCCGGACGGCGGCATCCCGACCATCGGGCTGCCGGGCTACTCTGCGCCATCGGCGGGCACTGCGGCGCTGAATCACTCCGGCAAAGTGGATACCAGCAACTTCTACGGCACCGATTCCGATTACGACGACTCCACCTCCGACACCGCCACGGTGCGCTTTGAGCACGACTTCAACGACAACACCACCGTGCGGAACACCACGCGCTGGTCGCGGGTGAAGCAGGATTATCTGATGACCGCCGTGATGGGTGGGGCCACCAACATCACCCAGCCCGATCGCAACAACGTGGATACCTGGACCTGGTCGCGTAACGCCAACACCAAAGATGTCAGCAACAAGATCCTGACCAACCAGACCAACCTGACGACCAAATTCTATACCGGCAGCGTCGGCCACGATATCAGCACCGGGGTGGAGTTCACCCGCGAAACCCAGACCAACTATGGCGTGGATGCCATCACCCCGCCGCCGGTGAATATCTATCACCCGAACAGCAACGTCAGCCTGGGCGGTCTGAACAACAGCGGTGCCAACGCCAACGGTCGGACCGATACCTTCGGGATTTACGCCTTTGATACGCTCCAGGTCACCCGTGACTTCGAGCTGAACGGCGGAATTCGTCTCGATACGTATCACACCGAATATGACAGCGCCAGCATCTGCGGCGGCACGGGTCGCGGGGCGGTTGCCTGCCCGACCGGCACGCCTAAAGGCTCGCCGGTCACTACGGTGGATACCGCCACCTCCGGTAACCTGGTCAACTGGAAAGCCGGGGCGCTCTACCATCTGACCGAGCACGGCAATATTTACGTCAACTACGCTATCTCCCAGCAGCCCCCGGGCGGCAATAACTTTGCCCTGGCCCAGGGCGGCACCGGCAGCAGCGCCAACCGCACGGACTTTAAACCGCAGAAGGCCAAGACCAGCGAGCTGGGCACCAAGTGGGAAGTGCTGGATAAACGTCTCCAGCTGACCGCGGCAGTCTTCCGCACCGACATCGAAAACGAAGTCGAGCAGAACGATGACGGCACCTATTCGCAGTACGGTAAAAAACGTATCGAAGGCTATGAGCTGTCTGCCGCGGGCAACATCACTCCGGCCTGGCAGGTCATCGGCGGTTATACTCAGCAGCGCGCCAGCGTGCGCACCGGCAGTGACGTGGCGCAGGATGGCACCTCTTCCCTGCCGTATACTCCGGAACATGCCTTCACCCTGTGGAGCCAGTACCAGGCCACGGATGCGATCTCCGTGGGTGCCGGCGCGCGCTACATCGGCAGCATGCATCGTGGCTCTGACGGCGCGGTGGGTACCCCGTCCTTCACCGAAGGCTACTGGGTGGCCGATGCCAAACTGGGCTATCGCGTCAACCGCAACCTCGATATGCAGCTCAACGTCTACAACCTGTTTGATGAAGATTATGTCGCCTCCATCAACAAGAGTGGCTACCGCTACCATCCGGGCGAGCCGCGCACCTTTATGTTAACGGCGAACATGCACTTCTGA
- the mcbA gene encoding DUF1471 family periplasmic protein McbA encodes MKKYLVMLAAASLAGASFAAWSIESLSSGDTSQLRPAGTVQASGARDLDDLQDKLAEKAREKGAKGYVVNSASGDNNMFGTATIYK; translated from the coding sequence ATGAAAAAATACCTGGTAATGCTCGCTGCCGCTTCACTGGCAGGCGCGTCGTTTGCTGCATGGTCGATTGAATCACTCAGCAGCGGCGACACCAGTCAACTGAGGCCAGCCGGAACCGTGCAGGCTTCGGGCGCAAGAGACCTCGACGACCTGCAGGACAAACTGGCTGAAAAAGCGCGTGAAAAAGGTGCTAAAGGCTATGTTGTGAACTCTGCCAGCGGCGATAACAACATGTTTGGTACTGCCACCATCTACAAATAG
- the rlmF gene encoding 23S rRNA (adenine(1618)-N(6))-methyltransferase RlmF, with product MTPEKPGLHPRNRHRSRYDMNALCESCPALREFITETPTGEPTVNFADPQAVKTLNKALLMHFYGVAQWDIPDGYLCPPVPGRADYIHHLADLLAEGNNGTVPAQATILDIGTGSNLIYPLIGVHEYGWRFTGSEVDPQAFANAAAIINGNPGMARAIRLRRQKEAASIFAGVIHKNEQYDATLCNPPFHDSAESARAGSERKRRNLGQAADAALNFGGQQQELWCEGGEVAFIKKMIAESAQFARQVKWFTTLVSRSENLPPLYRALTDVGAVKVVKKEMAQGQKQSRFIAWTFMDNDKRRQR from the coding sequence ATGACACCCGAGAAGCCGGGGTTGCACCCACGCAACCGCCACCGCAGCCGTTACGATATGAATGCCTTATGCGAGAGCTGTCCGGCACTGCGCGAATTTATCACCGAAACCCCGACGGGCGAGCCGACGGTGAACTTTGCCGATCCCCAGGCGGTGAAGACGCTGAACAAAGCACTGCTGATGCATTTCTACGGTGTGGCGCAGTGGGATATTCCGGACGGCTACCTCTGTCCGCCGGTACCGGGGCGCGCCGACTACATTCACCATCTCGCCGATCTGTTGGCGGAAGGGAATAACGGCACGGTACCTGCCCAGGCGACGATCCTCGACATCGGGACCGGCTCCAACCTGATCTACCCCCTGATTGGCGTGCATGAGTACGGCTGGCGCTTCACCGGCAGCGAGGTGGATCCGCAGGCCTTTGCCAACGCCGCCGCCATCATTAATGGCAATCCCGGTATGGCCCGCGCCATTCGTCTGCGCCGCCAGAAAGAGGCCGCATCGATTTTCGCCGGGGTGATCCATAAAAACGAACAGTACGATGCTACTCTGTGCAACCCGCCGTTCCATGATTCCGCTGAATCGGCCCGGGCGGGCAGCGAGCGTAAGCGCCGCAACCTCGGCCAGGCGGCCGATGCCGCGCTGAACTTTGGCGGCCAGCAGCAGGAGCTGTGGTGCGAAGGGGGCGAAGTGGCCTTTATCAAGAAGATGATTGCCGAGAGCGCCCAGTTTGCCCGTCAGGTGAAGTGGTTTACTACTCTGGTCTCGCGCAGCGAAAACCTGCCGCCGCTGTATCGCGCCCTGACGGACGTCGGCGCGGTGAAGGTGGTGAAAAAAGAGATGGCCCAGGGTCAAAAGCAGAGCCGCTTTATCGCCTGGACCTTTATGGATAACGACAAACGCCGCCAGCGCTAA